Proteins found in one Methanofollis sp. genomic segment:
- a CDS encoding LemA family protein → KTQATVSELMSSIRNIEDEIARQRYTYNNIAQQLNTMTETIPSNIVASLIHMKKLEYLEFEEEIEKAPKIEF, encoded by the coding sequence TCAAGACCCAGGCGACCGTCTCTGAACTGATGTCCTCCATCAGGAATATCGAGGACGAGATCGCCCGCCAGCGCTACACCTACAACAACATCGCCCAGCAGCTCAACACGATGACCGAGACGATCCCCTCAAACATCGTCGCCTCCCTCATCCACATGAAGAAACTCGAGTACCTGGAGTTCGAGGAAGAGATCGAGAAGGCGCCGAAGATCGAGTTCTGA
- a CDS encoding DUF2207 domain-containing protein, producing MSENRQIAALVLITLFIGLLAAGATVVLPSLLEGDLVVDDYQATLFENGTLIERYTYEVKADGEYRMLFRYFDDPLLFSDGSMPHIKYVGMDVPAGAIGYAKDESGGITASPGASESEKEFIREKAYPNEVGIYNPGYFDAGTYTVEYTFQVRPPVEYDSTATHLNIKLVREHIPYRHLSITLPDWEGIEAVYAYPPGLVVEQNGGTVTITGAAAGNDPVAVELLLPAGAKDRIDGFPRQMDDVRGQTESGAFWYNLPYQAASGLHTLAVLLVLALPLILFWLYRRYGQENGYTVPEYLSVTPNTSLKPWQVNLLFKGDVNEFDENGFYATVLDLHRKGAVTVKEKTDGKGVLITVNRTSSDDRYEQRVLTYLSNLTKGGTFDTATLEALSSRAAHDRTAETTLTQFQSSLKALQSSVDTSLSGKYAVDGRGFVAPLLFPGLLVLGLGILVIVLAPATEYIAIPAILLAVAAVVQVIIALVFPSTLFGHWKDDHYKEKLEWDAFAHFLSDLAQIRKYTPEDVSMWGEWLVYGTALGVGDKVEEAMKGLNISFEEAGMPLYSNMHLAFIPIVAFSPPSSGGGGGGFGGGGGFGGGGGFGGGGVGGR from the coding sequence TTGAGTGAAAACAGGCAGATCGCTGCCCTCGTCCTCATCACCCTTTTTATCGGTCTTCTCGCCGCCGGTGCCACAGTCGTCCTGCCCTCTCTCCTCGAAGGCGACCTCGTCGTCGACGACTACCAGGCGACCCTCTTCGAGAATGGTACCCTGATAGAGAGATACACCTATGAGGTGAAGGCAGACGGAGAGTACAGGATGCTCTTCCGTTACTTCGACGATCCCCTCCTCTTCTCTGACGGGTCGATGCCGCATATCAAGTATGTCGGCATGGACGTGCCCGCAGGGGCCATCGGCTACGCAAAGGACGAATCCGGCGGGATCACCGCCTCGCCGGGCGCATCCGAGTCCGAGAAGGAGTTCATCAGGGAGAAGGCCTACCCGAACGAGGTCGGCATCTATAACCCCGGCTACTTCGACGCCGGGACGTACACCGTCGAGTACACCTTCCAGGTCAGGCCGCCGGTCGAGTACGACAGCACCGCCACCCACCTGAACATCAAACTCGTGAGAGAGCACATCCCGTACCGCCACCTCTCCATCACCCTCCCTGATTGGGAGGGGATCGAGGCCGTGTACGCCTATCCCCCCGGCCTTGTCGTGGAGCAGAACGGCGGCACCGTGACAATCACCGGAGCGGCCGCGGGGAACGACCCCGTCGCGGTGGAACTCCTCCTGCCTGCCGGCGCGAAGGATCGGATCGACGGGTTCCCGCGGCAGATGGACGATGTCAGGGGACAGACCGAGTCAGGCGCGTTCTGGTACAACCTCCCGTACCAGGCGGCGTCAGGGCTGCACACCCTTGCCGTCCTGCTGGTCCTCGCACTCCCCCTCATCCTCTTCTGGCTGTACCGCCGGTACGGGCAGGAGAACGGCTACACTGTCCCCGAATACCTCAGTGTCACGCCGAACACCTCCCTCAAGCCCTGGCAGGTAAACCTCCTCTTCAAGGGCGACGTGAACGAGTTCGACGAGAACGGTTTCTATGCGACCGTGCTCGACCTCCACAGGAAGGGCGCGGTGACGGTCAAGGAGAAGACAGACGGGAAGGGCGTGCTGATCACCGTCAACAGGACAAGTTCGGACGACAGGTACGAGCAGAGAGTCCTCACCTATCTCTCCAACCTCACGAAAGGCGGAACCTTCGACACCGCTACCCTCGAAGCCCTCTCGTCCAGGGCCGCACACGACAGGACGGCGGAGACGACGCTCACCCAGTTCCAGAGCAGCCTGAAGGCCCTCCAGAGCAGCGTGGACACCTCACTCTCCGGGAAATATGCGGTGGACGGCCGGGGCTTTGTCGCACCTCTCCTCTTCCCCGGCCTTCTCGTCCTCGGCCTTGGGATCCTGGTCATCGTCCTCGCCCCGGCGACGGAGTACATCGCCATCCCCGCGATCCTCCTCGCGGTGGCGGCCGTCGTCCAGGTGATCATCGCCCTCGTCTTCCCCTCCACCCTCTTCGGGCACTGGAAGGACGATCACTACAAGGAGAAACTGGAGTGGGACGCCTTCGCCCATTTCCTCTCCGACCTTGCGCAGATCAGGAAGTACACCCCTGAAGACGTCTCGATGTGGGGCGAGTGGCTGGTCTACGGCACCGCCCTCGGCGTCGGCGACAAGGTCGAGGAGGCGATGAAGGGC